In Zunongwangia sp. HGR-M22, the sequence AAAAAAAGCCTGTATTAGTAGTTGTTTTGTATTAAACTCCTTAAAATCAAGTTTAAGGCTAACAAGCTGATCAAGAATCCGTAGTCCCTTACGGGAACGGCGCGCTTTTACAACTTAGACTCACCCTCTTTAAAGAATTATCTGTTGAGTTTATCAAAATATAACTAATACAGGCAGTAACCTTATTTTATTTAAAGAACGTTTAGGAAGCCATATGCTGTTGCAACAAATCGTTAAGCGATCTTAACTTATCTTCTGCTTTTTGCATCTCTTCACTTTTATCTATATCTTTTTGTTCCGTCTGGGCTGCAAATTGTAATGCACACATCGCCAATACATCCTGCTTATCCCTAACGGCATAACTTTTCTCAAATTGCTTAATCATTGCTTCGATTTTTTTCGCAGCCTTTCTTAATCCTTCTTCTTGACGAGGATCTATAGTTAAGGGATACACCCTATCTGCAATCGAAATTTTTATTTTAAGCTTGTCTTCCATCTACATTTATTCAGATAACTGAACGATACATTGATCGATCTCCCTTATAAGACTGTTTATTTTGAGCTTAGTTTCTTTCTTGTAATCATTACTGCCAAGCATCGCATTTGCTGCTTTTAGATCTTTAATCTGGTTATTAGAACGTTC encodes:
- a CDS encoding cell division protein ZapA produces the protein MEDKLKIKISIADRVYPLTIDPRQEEGLRKAAKKIEAMIKQFEKSYAVRDKQDVLAMCALQFAAQTEQKDIDKSEEMQKAEDKLRSLNDLLQQHMAS